A part of Paenibacillus sp. IHBB 10380 genomic DNA contains:
- the sigY gene encoding RNA polymerase sigma factor SigY translates to MRTEERNQIKLAQQGNAEVLAELIHEHYSFLYKYLVKVTMDPIMAEDLAQDTILRCIEKISLYDGSSSFSSWLMTIGTRIYMDQMRRKKREKNWLFKEQGIRRIRWQFESRNEEWSDVLESLAGLSREHRVSVLLKHYYGYTYEEIGDMLAIPSGTVKSRVAKGVRQLREEMR, encoded by the coding sequence ATGAGGACAGAGGAACGGAATCAAATTAAACTCGCACAGCAAGGAAATGCTGAAGTTCTAGCAGAGCTGATACATGAACACTACTCCTTTTTATATAAATACTTAGTCAAAGTCACAATGGATCCCATTATGGCTGAGGATCTGGCTCAAGACACAATACTCCGTTGTATCGAGAAGATAAGTCTTTATGATGGTTCTTCCTCATTCTCTTCTTGGTTGATGACGATAGGTACTCGTATATATATGGATCAAATGCGACGTAAAAAGAGAGAGAAGAATTGGCTCTTTAAGGAACAAGGAATCCGCCGAATTCGGTGGCAGTTTGAGAGTAGGAACGAAGAATGGAGCGACGTACTGGAATCTTTAGCAGGATTATCTAGGGAGCATCGGGTATCCGTTCTACTTAAGCATTATTATGGCTATACCTACGAGGAGATTGGCGATATGCTCGCTATTCCCTCAGGAACCGTTAAATCAAGAGTTGCCAAAGGTGTTCGTCAATTAAGAGAGGAGATGAGATAA
- a CDS encoding PLDc N-terminal domain-containing protein, with translation MELLAYWPLILPIFVLQFVLAVIGLISLSRAEEVRGPKWMWVFIIVLLNMFGSILYFVVGRKDV, from the coding sequence ATGGAATTGCTTGCTTATTGGCCATTGATTCTGCCGATCTTTGTTCTCCAGTTTGTGCTTGCCGTGATCGGTTTAATCTCTTTATCCAGAGCAGAAGAGGTTCGCGGTCCTAAGTGGATGTGGGTTTTTATTATTGTATTGCTGAATATGTTTGGAAGTATCCTCTACTTTGTTGTTGGAAGGAAAGATGTGTAA
- a CDS encoding class I SAM-dependent methyltransferase — MESLRRLLQQIVQESSLITATLSQLRKRDDDSYHKVQIKPVELKKVLYYQFAYHYSNKVVHKNVPAEEAEGIMLELFEQTFRQGMICTPEADYQILISKKYKVSILTKSASKSEVDLAHNRKKQYVLEEGQPIPFLVELGIMNDQGKVLARKYDKFKQINRFLEMVEDVLPSLPEGRPLTIVDFGCGKSYLTFAVYHYLAIQERRELNIVGLDLKADVIEHCNNLAQKLDYSNLKFLVGDIADYDELEQVDMVITLHACDTATDAALEKAVRWDASVILSVPCCQHELFNQVQNPVLNPLLSHGILKERFASLATDGVRAKLLDLMGYRTQLLEFIDMEHTPKNILIRAVKGDSGDREQLWKEYTEFRDFLKISPYLERVCADLLPSDK; from the coding sequence TTGGAATCATTACGCAGATTGTTACAGCAGATCGTTCAGGAATCTTCATTAATTACAGCAACTTTGAGCCAGCTTCGTAAGCGGGATGATGACTCTTACCATAAAGTGCAGATCAAGCCAGTGGAATTGAAAAAAGTGCTTTATTACCAATTTGCCTATCATTACAGCAATAAGGTTGTTCATAAGAATGTACCCGCGGAAGAAGCGGAAGGGATCATGTTAGAGCTTTTCGAACAAACGTTTCGCCAAGGTATGATATGCACACCGGAAGCTGATTATCAGATTCTAATTAGTAAGAAATATAAAGTGTCTATTCTTACGAAGTCTGCGTCAAAAAGTGAAGTAGATTTGGCCCATAACCGTAAAAAACAGTATGTACTTGAAGAAGGACAACCCATTCCTTTCTTAGTGGAGCTAGGGATTATGAATGATCAGGGTAAAGTACTTGCTCGTAAATACGATAAGTTCAAACAGATCAATCGTTTCTTAGAGATGGTGGAGGATGTACTTCCTAGTCTGCCAGAAGGACGCCCCCTTACCATTGTTGACTTTGGATGCGGCAAATCGTACCTAACGTTTGCGGTATATCACTATTTAGCAATACAGGAACGAAGAGAATTGAATATCGTTGGGTTGGATCTTAAGGCAGATGTCATAGAGCATTGTAACAACCTTGCACAGAAGCTAGACTACAGTAACTTGAAATTTCTTGTTGGGGATATCGCTGACTATGATGAATTGGAACAGGTGGATATGGTCATCACGCTTCATGCATGTGATACAGCTACAGATGCGGCATTGGAAAAAGCTGTTCGCTGGGATGCATCTGTTATTCTGTCCGTACCTTGCTGTCAGCATGAATTGTTCAATCAAGTCCAGAATCCTGTTCTGAACCCGCTCTTATCGCACGGTATATTGAAAGAACGTTTTGCTTCGCTGGCTACAGATGGCGTCCGAGCTAAATTGTTAGATCTTATGGGGTATCGTACTCAGCTTCTAGAATTTATCGATATGGAACATACGCCTAAGAACATATTGATTCGTGCGGTCAAAGGTGACAGTGGGGATCGTGAACAATTGTGGAAAGAGTACACAGAGTTTCGAGATTTCTTGAAAATTTCACCGTACTTAGAGCGAGTATGTGCAGATTTATTACCTTCTGATAAATGA
- a CDS encoding ABC transporter ATP-binding protein, with protein sequence MGLLRVTELTKNFGKENAVRGLTFQLEQGRCVALLGPNGAGKTTTLRMLAGLLQPSSGDITFGERKGLADYRMSLGYLPQHPTFYGWMSGREYIRFAAELSGMERKEAAIRSEAVLERVGLQDAAKRRISGYSGGMKQRLGLAQALVHEPRLLLLDEPVSALDPIGRREVINLLRQIKEETTVLFSTHVLHDAEEICDDFLVMTKGHLAEEGSLTSLREKYRQPLVIVQVERERDALLWLDSLKSKPFVNQVDMKGDIAELTVHDLRSARDWLMKDAAENHIPLVKFEVGSSSLEDMFVKVVSEQ encoded by the coding sequence ATGGGTTTACTAAGAGTAACAGAACTGACCAAAAATTTCGGTAAAGAAAATGCAGTTAGAGGGTTAACATTTCAATTGGAACAAGGGAGATGTGTGGCTCTACTTGGACCAAATGGTGCAGGTAAAACAACGACATTACGTATGCTTGCAGGACTTCTTCAACCTTCCTCAGGGGATATAACTTTTGGTGAGCGTAAGGGGCTTGCGGATTACCGTATGTCACTTGGATATTTGCCTCAGCATCCTACATTTTATGGCTGGATGTCAGGGCGAGAATATATTCGTTTTGCGGCTGAACTTAGTGGAATGGAACGCAAGGAAGCAGCCATCCGTTCTGAAGCCGTACTGGAGAGGGTAGGTTTACAAGATGCAGCTAAACGTCGGATATCTGGATATTCCGGAGGGATGAAACAACGCCTTGGACTTGCGCAGGCCCTTGTTCACGAGCCGAGACTATTGTTACTGGATGAGCCCGTATCTGCTCTCGATCCCATTGGACGTAGAGAAGTGATTAACCTTCTTCGTCAAATAAAGGAAGAAACAACCGTTCTTTTCTCAACACATGTTTTACATGATGCAGAGGAAATTTGTGATGATTTCCTCGTGATGACGAAGGGGCACTTAGCTGAGGAGGGATCTCTTACATCTTTAAGAGAGAAATATCGTCAGCCCCTTGTGATTGTACAAGTGGAGCGGGAACGCGATGCATTGTTATGGCTTGATTCTTTAAAGAGCAAACCTTTTGTGAATCAGGTAGATATGAAAGGAGACATTGCAGAATTAACGGTTCATGACTTGCGGTCTGCAAGAGATTGGCTAATGAAAGATGCTGCAGAGAATCACATCCCTCTAGTGAAATTCGAAGTAGGGAGCTCTTCCTTAGAAGATATGTTTGTGAAAGTGGTGAGTGAGCAATGA
- a CDS encoding DedA family protein, producing MEFITEIVSQLFHWVQSLGYFGIMFGLMLEVIPSEIVLAYGGYLVSTERINFWGAVLFGTIGGVIAQLFVYWIGRYGGRPVLEKYGKYIFIHKKQIDASEEWFKKYGTGVIFTARFIPIVRHAISIPAGISKMNLGKFTLLTTLAVIPWSILFVYLGTVLGDKWETIDEEAAPYIMPILLIALALLIVYVLVKWTQSRRKRGA from the coding sequence GTGGAGTTCATTACGGAGATTGTTAGTCAACTATTTCACTGGGTGCAAAGTTTAGGTTATTTCGGGATCATGTTTGGACTAATGTTGGAAGTCATACCTAGTGAAATCGTACTTGCCTATGGTGGATATCTTGTATCAACCGAAAGAATCAACTTTTGGGGAGCTGTATTATTTGGAACCATTGGTGGGGTCATAGCGCAGTTATTTGTTTATTGGATTGGCCGTTATGGCGGTCGACCTGTACTTGAGAAGTATGGAAAATATATCTTCATTCATAAGAAACAGATCGATGCCTCAGAGGAATGGTTTAAAAAATATGGTACAGGTGTTATCTTTACGGCACGATTTATACCAATAGTACGACATGCTATATCTATTCCTGCAGGAATATCTAAAATGAATTTAGGGAAATTCACTTTATTAACGACGTTGGCTGTTATTCCATGGTCTATCCTATTCGTTTATCTTGGAACTGTATTAGGTGATAAATGGGAGACTATTGATGAGGAAGCCGCACCTTATATTATGCCTATTCTTTTAATTGCACTTGCTTTATTAATTGTGTATGTTCTTGTGAAGTGGACCCAATCCAGACGTAAGAGAGGAGCATAA
- a CDS encoding thioredoxin family protein, whose product MSINLANKFNTGISPKSFMEGMQRNQEAFQANYDEFSWENDQDREFFESLNHRDDLRVLFLAAEWCGDVVQNAPVIFHALETAGIPTEILILEENFDVMDQFLTMGGRSVPVVIFLDTGGHVLGQWGPRPKHVQQFMIDFKKDNSDREAPDYADKMTVVRSQMKEAYGEGADVRAAILKELRELISGL is encoded by the coding sequence ATGAGTATTAATTTAGCTAATAAATTTAACACAGGCATCTCACCTAAGAGTTTTATGGAGGGGATGCAACGTAACCAGGAGGCATTTCAGGCTAATTATGATGAGTTTTCTTGGGAGAATGATCAAGATCGTGAGTTTTTTGAAAGTCTGAATCATCGTGATGATCTTCGTGTGCTTTTTCTTGCGGCAGAGTGGTGTGGAGATGTCGTCCAGAATGCACCTGTTATATTTCATGCTCTAGAGACAGCAGGTATCCCTACCGAAATATTAATCCTTGAAGAAAACTTTGATGTTATGGATCAATTTCTGACAATGGGTGGAAGATCCGTACCCGTTGTTATCTTTCTAGATACCGGGGGTCATGTACTAGGTCAATGGGGACCTCGACCTAAGCATGTACAACAGTTCATGATTGATTTCAAGAAAGATAATTCAGATCGTGAAGCTCCGGACTATGCTGACAAAATGACTGTAGTTCGTTCTCAAATGAAGGAAGCCTATGGGGAAGGAGCCGATGTTCGTGCAGCGATTCTTAAAGAACTGCGCGAATTAATATCGGGACTCTAA
- the gatA gene encoding Asp-tRNA(Asn)/Glu-tRNA(Gln) amidotransferase subunit GatA: MSLFDYKLSEIHNKMHSKELSPTDLVDQAFKTISERDSQVGAYLTLDEEGARTTARKLDDQLASGGDRGLLFGLPVGIKDNIVTEGIRTTCASQFLSNFNPVYDATVTSKLRNADAVVIGKLNMDEFAMGGSNENSSFHPVHNPWNLEYVPGGSSGGSAASVAAGEAYFTLGSDTGGSIRQPASYCGVVGLKPTYGLVSRFGLVAFASSLDQIGPITKNVEDSAYVLQAIAGYDQMDSTSANVQIPDYLNALTGDVKGLRIAVPKEYLGEGVDTVVKEKVLAALKVLEGLGAVWEEVSLPHTEYAVATYYLLASSEASSNLARFDGVRYGVRSDNPANLLDLYHESRSQGFGPEVKRRIMLGTYALSSGYYDAYYLKAQKVRTLIKRDFDQVFEKYDVIIGPTAPTTAFKLGAQVDDPLTMYLNDILTIPVSLAGVPAISIPCGFADGLPIGLQIIGKAFDESTVLRVAHAFEQNTEYHTQRPELS, encoded by the coding sequence GTGAGCTTGTTTGATTATAAATTGTCTGAAATACATAACAAGATGCATTCGAAAGAATTGTCTCCTACCGATTTGGTGGATCAGGCATTCAAGACGATTAGCGAACGGGATAGCCAAGTAGGGGCATACCTTACGCTGGATGAAGAAGGGGCTAGGACAACTGCGCGGAAGCTCGATGATCAATTAGCATCAGGTGGGGATCGTGGACTTTTGTTCGGTTTACCTGTGGGTATTAAAGACAACATCGTAACCGAGGGCATCCGTACAACCTGTGCAAGTCAATTTCTAAGTAATTTTAATCCGGTATATGACGCTACTGTTACGAGTAAGCTTCGTAATGCAGATGCTGTAGTTATCGGTAAATTGAACATGGATGAATTTGCTATGGGTGGATCTAACGAGAATTCTAGCTTCCATCCGGTTCACAATCCTTGGAATTTAGAATATGTACCTGGTGGATCAAGTGGGGGATCAGCTGCTTCCGTAGCAGCAGGTGAAGCTTATTTCACCCTTGGCTCTGATACAGGGGGGTCCATTCGTCAACCTGCATCTTATTGTGGCGTTGTAGGATTGAAGCCAACTTATGGTTTAGTATCACGTTTTGGCCTAGTTGCATTTGCTTCATCACTAGATCAAATAGGACCGATTACAAAGAATGTCGAGGACTCTGCATATGTCCTTCAAGCTATTGCGGGTTATGACCAAATGGATTCTACATCGGCTAATGTTCAGATTCCTGATTATCTAAATGCCTTGACTGGAGATGTCAAAGGTCTACGTATTGCCGTTCCTAAGGAATACCTAGGCGAAGGCGTCGATACGGTTGTCAAAGAGAAGGTACTGGCGGCATTGAAAGTCCTGGAAGGTCTTGGGGCAGTGTGGGAAGAAGTATCATTACCACATACAGAATATGCTGTAGCTACTTATTATTTACTTGCATCCTCTGAAGCATCATCGAATTTGGCACGATTTGATGGCGTTCGCTATGGTGTTCGTTCGGATAATCCCGCTAATCTCCTTGATCTTTATCATGAGTCACGGAGTCAAGGATTCGGACCAGAGGTTAAACGTCGGATTATGCTAGGTACTTATGCACTTAGTTCGGGATATTATGATGCTTATTATTTAAAAGCGCAAAAAGTCCGTACATTGATTAAACGTGATTTTGATCAAGTATTTGAGAAATATGATGTTATTATTGGACCTACAGCTCCAACAACTGCATTCAAATTGGGAGCACAGGTAGATGATCCACTTACGATGTATCTTAACGATATCCTTACCATTCCGGTTAGCCTTGCAGGTGTTCCTGCGATCAGCATTCCGTGTGGATTTGCCGATGGATTGCCTATAGGTTTACAGATTATTGGTAAAGCTTTTGACGAATCCACCGTGCTGCGGGTAGCTCATGCGTTCGAACAGAACACGGAATATCATACACAGCGACCAGAGCTGTCATAA
- a CDS encoding O-antigen ligase family protein, translated as MNSWRLNLSYIAVIIVGVACCLQTGVFFAVDLYPILLCLSIVCFIIVVPILNKRNRGQWHVPNLLMKVILICPFVIMGLYLFHVFMGPLSLQGTVVEFMKWGLYSHFAILAYSIGCIDKGKIVLRVGWHMMGALLTSSALLTVYGVIDIPFSIIHTDNLGISATGARLAGLLQYPNTFAAIMAAFLLERLFALAPLVQRHPSARSVLLGIMPLLPYTAALLLSESRGAWLAAGFAAAAGLVLERRRLTPPLLLAAAPVACAAVLYRQLTDVQLAPPLGPGLMWLAGLWAGSVLAGLGLWRLWQSRHSLVSAHAITSLIIGAALWTIGVLAVWTTVQERLTANFGTVSARGIIYRDAWRLVQQSPWIGQGGYTWRWSYPAIQSQPYVGSEVHNGYLDMLLNTGLLGIIIVMILLLAIGTTLLKNNRVLLPSYLVLVLHSAVDFDWSYSLSWILLFWLMAWGVAARAMSDDYSEPNVEPIVYRHPRSRIIPVAMIGLWLVTTVGLTTLALRGEMGARLYRQASHTIHKSSSQALLRASLQWNPANVETALALVQRASTEQERIQVLRNSLIYAPNHPRLVWEMSKAYGAVGHINLYIEWLNKGLSLDPYNVNKWSQSLETIYQLSQTQRHEGNIYESRLLAETGTEMYLKYQELLEEANQHEGYRNDRDFKLTDAATNWGNKLAMLAQTQ; from the coding sequence ATGAATAGCTGGAGATTAAATCTGTCCTATATTGCTGTTATAATCGTTGGCGTTGCGTGTTGTCTCCAAACAGGTGTCTTCTTTGCTGTAGATTTATATCCGATTCTACTCTGCTTGAGTATTGTGTGTTTTATTATAGTCGTTCCGATATTGAATAAGAGAAATAGGGGGCAGTGGCATGTTCCTAACCTGTTAATGAAGGTGATTCTAATATGTCCATTTGTCATAATGGGATTGTATCTATTTCACGTATTTATGGGCCCCCTTTCACTGCAAGGTACTGTAGTTGAATTCATGAAGTGGGGTTTGTATAGTCATTTCGCGATTCTCGCCTATAGTATTGGGTGCATAGACAAGGGGAAGATTGTTCTTCGAGTAGGGTGGCATATGATGGGGGCATTGCTAACCTCGTCAGCATTATTAACGGTGTATGGAGTCATAGATATCCCATTTAGTATTATTCATACAGATAATTTAGGAATTAGTGCAACGGGAGCTAGATTAGCTGGTCTGCTGCAATATCCTAACACATTTGCAGCTATTATGGCCGCTTTCCTTCTGGAGCGGCTATTTGCGCTAGCGCCGCTCGTACAGCGGCACCCATCTGCCCGCAGCGTGCTGCTTGGCATCATGCCGCTGCTGCCTTACACCGCCGCGCTGCTCCTCAGTGAGTCGCGCGGGGCTTGGCTCGCGGCCGGCTTCGCCGCGGCCGCTGGCTTAGTGCTAGAGCGGCGGAGGCTCACGCCGCCGCTCCTTCTTGCCGCTGCGCCGGTGGCTTGCGCGGCTGTGCTCTACCGCCAGCTGACGGACGTTCAGCTGGCTCCACCACTTGGGCCCGGCCTGATGTGGCTGGCCGGGCTGTGGGCAGGCAGTGTACTCGCCGGCCTAGGGTTATGGCGGCTATGGCAGAGCCGCCACTCCCTTGTGAGCGCCCACGCCATTACATCTCTCATCATCGGTGCAGCACTATGGACGATAGGAGTGCTCGCCGTCTGGACGACCGTGCAGGAGCGACTGACCGCGAATTTTGGCACGGTTTCAGCACGTGGAATCATCTATCGTGATGCATGGAGACTAGTGCAGCAGTCCCCATGGATTGGACAGGGAGGATACACTTGGCGATGGTCATACCCAGCCATTCAATCGCAGCCGTATGTAGGAAGTGAAGTGCACAACGGATATTTAGATATGCTACTTAATACAGGACTGTTAGGGATAATCATCGTGATGATTTTACTACTGGCAATAGGGACGACGCTGTTGAAGAACAACCGAGTATTACTTCCTTCATACTTGGTTTTGGTCCTACACAGTGCCGTGGATTTCGATTGGAGTTATAGTCTCAGCTGGATATTGTTATTTTGGTTAATGGCATGGGGAGTGGCAGCCCGTGCTATGTCAGATGATTACTCAGAACCTAACGTAGAACCTATAGTATACCGACACCCTCGATCAAGAATAATTCCGGTTGCTATGATTGGTTTATGGTTAGTTACAACAGTGGGATTGACTACTTTAGCATTACGAGGGGAAATGGGCGCTAGATTATATAGACAAGCTTCACATACTATCCATAAGTCGTCCTCTCAGGCTTTGCTTCGTGCTTCATTACAATGGAACCCTGCGAATGTAGAGACAGCACTCGCTTTGGTTCAACGAGCTTCAACGGAGCAAGAGAGGATACAAGTACTTAGGAATAGTCTGATTTATGCTCCTAATCATCCACGGTTAGTATGGGAGATGTCCAAGGCGTATGGAGCCGTGGGACACATTAATTTATATATAGAATGGCTGAATAAGGGGTTATCCTTAGATCCATATAATGTGAATAAATGGAGCCAGAGTTTGGAGACGATATACCAGTTATCCCAAACTCAACGTCATGAAGGTAATATCTATGAATCACGACTCTTGGCAGAGACAGGCACGGAAATGTATCTGAAATATCAGGAGCTGTTAGAAGAGGCTAATCAACATGAGGGGTACCGCAATGATCGAGATTTCAAGCTTACGGATGCAGCGACAAATTGGGGGAATAAGTTGGCAATGCTTGCTCAGACTCAATGA
- a CDS encoding DUF6483 family protein — translation MFRKDYILRLVEDMTQMVAKVFVLRQQRKFTEALWEIDELLGKDFRLNSRLLNSLSKEDLIDMFRFRDTLESDKMQGVARLLEEEGKIYTDMGESDEGLTRFMKSLHLFLYADNYGANRELFDLHHQIEGLLERIKEYRLPSGTDQLLFVYLDKQGKYAEAENVLYRLLDQGEIDPMEGVSFYERLMQVDDDKLEQGRLPREEVVDGMKAMQLKMN, via the coding sequence ATGTTTCGTAAAGATTACATTCTTCGGTTAGTAGAGGATATGACTCAAATGGTGGCTAAGGTATTCGTCCTTAGACAACAACGTAAATTTACAGAAGCCCTTTGGGAAATAGATGAATTATTAGGTAAGGATTTCAGATTGAACTCCCGCCTACTAAATTCACTTTCTAAGGAAGACCTCATAGACATGTTCCGGTTCAGAGATACTCTAGAGTCGGACAAAATGCAAGGTGTAGCTCGACTGTTAGAAGAGGAAGGAAAGATTTATACAGATATGGGCGAAAGTGATGAAGGATTGACTCGGTTCATGAAGTCATTACATTTGTTCTTATATGCGGATAACTATGGTGCAAATAGAGAATTATTTGATCTACATCATCAGATCGAGGGATTACTTGAACGGATTAAGGAGTATCGGTTACCCTCCGGGACCGATCAACTGTTATTTGTCTATTTAGATAAGCAAGGTAAGTATGCAGAGGCTGAGAATGTGCTGTACCGTCTTTTAGATCAAGGAGAAATAGATCCTATGGAGGGAGTCTCTTTCTATGAACGGTTAATGCAAGTAGATGATGATAAGTTGGAACAGGGTAGATTGCCTCGTGAAGAGGTAGTGGATGGCATGAAAGCAATGCAATTAAAGATGAATTAA
- a CDS encoding ABC transporter permease: MRGTWIFYRKEMLEMSRSFKLLWIPVVFAILGIMQPIISVFMPDILQMSGGVPPEMLSFYEIPTSSVVMVQVLSQYSTMGILVLVLAGMNSVSGERYGGTAELIMVRPISSVSIIIAKWFAQCTQLLLAFGIGYIAAFFYTYQMIGSLSWKSAVASFGLFGLWLMLGITFTLLFSTVLRGAPAAFVTLTILGLFSLLHGILPTWFTWSPARLTSLAAEALIGNGLPVSTVVVCCLITVGIIILSLLSASHLLQRRELPTSN, from the coding sequence ATGAGAGGTACATGGATATTTTATCGAAAAGAAATGCTAGAAATGTCTCGCAGCTTTAAACTGCTCTGGATACCTGTTGTCTTTGCAATATTAGGGATCATGCAACCGATCATCAGCGTTTTTATGCCAGATATATTGCAGATGTCGGGGGGAGTCCCACCTGAGATGCTCTCATTTTATGAGATCCCAACGTCGTCAGTGGTTATGGTTCAAGTATTGAGTCAATATAGCACAATGGGCATTCTAGTCCTCGTACTTGCAGGTATGAATAGTGTATCTGGAGAACGTTACGGGGGTACTGCGGAATTAATCATGGTAAGGCCTATTTCGTCGGTTTCTATCATTATTGCCAAATGGTTTGCTCAATGTACACAGCTACTCCTTGCCTTTGGTATTGGATATATAGCAGCATTCTTTTACACCTATCAAATGATAGGATCATTATCTTGGAAGAGTGCTGTAGCATCATTTGGATTGTTTGGTCTTTGGCTTATGCTAGGGATCACGTTTACGCTTCTATTCAGTACCGTTCTACGAGGAGCTCCTGCGGCCTTCGTGACTTTAACTATTCTAGGCCTCTTTTCTCTCTTACATGGAATCCTTCCTACTTGGTTTACCTGGAGTCCAGCGCGTCTCACATCCCTTGCTGCAGAGGCATTGATTGGGAATGGGCTTCCCGTTTCTACAGTTGTTGTATGCTGTTTGATCACAGTAGGTATCATTATTCTTTCGCTTCTCAGTGCGTCTCATCTACTCCAAAGGCGCGAGCTACCTACTAGCAACTGA
- a CDS encoding YxlC family protein, which translates to MGWNDEKGTEEETFLIELRQSLDRMDHILDPSSIPSKEHLKDHINERWKRRRKFMMVELLLFWLVSLFVVGSGTLLVYSAPWSLWVIQGGSFIVAFAIVIHFAIQRRKEGIG; encoded by the coding sequence ATGGGTTGGAATGATGAGAAAGGAACAGAGGAAGAGACGTTTCTAATCGAATTACGTCAAAGTTTAGACAGAATGGATCATATACTGGACCCTTCTTCAATACCATCCAAAGAACATTTGAAAGATCACATTAATGAACGCTGGAAAAGGCGCCGAAAGTTCATGATGGTAGAGTTGTTATTGTTCTGGTTAGTCTCCTTATTTGTAGTTGGCAGTGGAACGTTATTAGTATACTCGGCACCTTGGAGTCTTTGGGTTATTCAAGGGGGAAGTTTTATTGTAGCATTTGCTATCGTTATACACTTTGCCATTCAGCGGAGAAAAGAGGGAATAGGATGA
- a CDS encoding MBL fold metallo-hydrolase → MLTIESFCLGPLQTNAYLLRNEEGKGIIIDPGMNPGALITRMNNLNLEIEAIVLTHAHFDHMGGVDEIRKLKGCPVYLHALESEWLTSSKLNGSLNWPQVTEPLSTDVAEYDLAEGQQLELIGHRFDVYHTPGHSPGSVSLLCGNDLFAGDVLFRLGVGRTDLYGGRERDLMDSIHNKLFKLNDEVKVYPGHGSRTTIGYERSNNPYV, encoded by the coding sequence ATGTTAACAATAGAAAGCTTTTGCTTAGGCCCATTGCAGACTAACGCTTATTTACTCAGGAATGAAGAGGGGAAAGGGATCATTATTGACCCTGGAATGAACCCCGGAGCATTAATCACTAGAATGAATAATCTAAATCTAGAAATTGAAGCCATCGTGCTTACTCATGCCCATTTCGATCATATGGGAGGAGTAGACGAGATTCGCAAGCTCAAAGGATGTCCAGTTTATCTACATGCCTTGGAGAGTGAATGGTTAACCTCATCGAAGTTGAACGGATCGTTAAATTGGCCACAGGTGACTGAACCCCTCTCTACTGATGTTGCAGAGTATGACCTAGCAGAAGGTCAGCAACTAGAATTAATTGGGCATCGTTTCGATGTATACCATACACCGGGTCATTCACCAGGAAGTGTAAGCTTACTCTGTGGCAATGATCTTTTCGCTGGAGATGTACTGTTTCGATTAGGTGTGGGTAGGACAGATCTTTATGGCGGACGAGAACGAGATCTAATGGACTCCATTCACAATAAATTATTTAAGCTAAATGACGAAGTGAAGGTCTATCCGGGACACGGTTCTCGTACTACAATTGGCTATGAGCGCTCTAACAATCCATATGTTTAA
- the gatC gene encoding Asp-tRNA(Asn)/Glu-tRNA(Gln) amidotransferase subunit GatC has translation MNITTQDVQHVAKLARLNLSSEEELVFTEQMNAILQYAEKLDGLNTEGIEPTTHVLHLSNVMREDEVRDSLPLDKVFANAPEEEEGQFKVPAVLE, from the coding sequence ATGAATATAACAACCCAAGATGTTCAGCATGTGGCCAAGCTTGCCAGACTCAATTTGAGTTCTGAAGAAGAGTTGGTATTTACAGAGCAGATGAATGCGATTCTTCAATATGCAGAAAAGCTGGATGGACTGAATACAGAGGGTATTGAACCAACAACCCATGTTCTTCATCTTAGCAACGTTATGCGTGAAGATGAGGTGCGTGATAGTCTGCCTCTTGATAAGGTATTTGCGAATGCACCAGAGGAAGAAGAAGGCCAATTTAAAGTTCCAGCAGTATTGGAATAG